The following proteins come from a genomic window of Amaranthus tricolor cultivar Red isolate AtriRed21 chromosome 14, ASM2621246v1, whole genome shotgun sequence:
- the LOC130799465 gene encoding chlorophyll a-b binding protein 6, chloroplastic: MASNAIMSCGIVAAFPSTLSSSKSKFTTSLPLANVSCNASSRFTMSAEWMPGQPRPPHLDGSAPGDFGFDPLRLGEVPENLERFKESEIYHCRWAMLAVPGILVPEALGLGNWVKAQEWAAIPGGQATYLGNPVPWGNFPTILVIEFLAIAFVEHQRSMEKDTEKKKYPGGAFDPLGYSKDPKKFEEYKVKEIKNGRLAMLAFVGFCVQQTAYPGTGPLENLATHLADPWHNNIGDIIIPRSLMP; this comes from the exons atgGCTTCCAATGCCATAATGAGCTGTGGAATCGTTGCTGCATTCCCTTCTACTCTTTCTTCTTCTAAATCTAAGTTTACAACTTCGTTACCTTTGGCTAATGTTTCCTGCAACGCTTCTTCTCGTTTCACCATGTCTGCTGAATGGATGCCGGGTCAACCCAGACCGCCCCATCTTGATGGATCTGCTCCTGG TGACTTTGGATTTGACCCACTTCGGCTTGGAGAAGTCCCAGAAAATCTAGAGAGGTTTAAAGAATCTGAGATCTATCATTGCAGATGGGCAATGCTTGCAGTT CCAGGAATCTTAGTCCCGGAAGCATTGGGATTAGGAAACTGGGTAAAAGCACAAGAATGGGCAGCAATTCCAGGAGGGCAAGCAACATACTTAGGAAACCCAGTTCCATGGGGTAACTTTCCTACTATTTTGGTCATTGAATTCCTTGCAATTGCCTTTGTTGAACACCAAAGAAGCATGGAGAAAGACACTGAGAAGAAGAAGTATCCTGGTGGTGCTTTTGACCCTTTGGGTTACTCTAAAGACCCCAAGAAGTTCGAGGAGTACAAGgtcaaagaaattaaaaatg GTCGTCTTGCAATGTTGGCTTTTGTTGGATTTTGCGTACAACAAACAGCATACCCAGGAACAGGTCCTTTGGAAAACTTAGCTACTCACTTGGCTGACCCATGGCACAACAACATTGGAGACATCATTATTCCAAGATCACTTATGCCTTGA